The stretch of DNA CACCGACGCGCAGAACGCCGTGGCCAGCTGGCGGCGCGTGATCGGCATCCTGGACACCCCCGCCGACCTCGTGGATCCGGGCGCCGACGGCGCGAGGCTGCCGCGGGGTCCGCTGAGCGTGACCTTCGACGAGGTCAGCTTCGCCTACCCCGGCGGAGCCCCGGTCCTGCACGACCTAACGCTGCGGATCGAGCCCGGGCGCCGGGTTGCGGTGGTGGGGGAGACCGGGTCGGGGAAGTCCACGATCGCCAAGCTGCTGACCCGGCTGATGGACCCGACCTCAGGCGTGGTGCGGCTCGATGACGTCGACGTCCGGCGGATCGCTGGCAGCAGCCTGCGCAGCAGCGTCGTGCTGGTGCCCCAGGAGGGCTTCCTCTTCGACGACACCCTGGCCGCCAACGCTCGCTACGGCCGGATCGGCGCGACCGACGAGGAGATCCTCGCCGCCGCCGGCTCACTGGGCCTCGGCGACTGGCTGGCCGGGCTGCCGCACGGCGTGCTCACCCGGGTCGGTCAGCGCGGTGAGGCGCTCTCGGCCGGGGAGCGGCAGCTGGTCGCGCTGCTGCGGGCGCAGCTGGCGGATCCGGACCTGCTGGTGCTCGACGAGGCCACCTCCGCCGTCGATCCGGCGCTCGAGATGCGGATCAGCCGTGCCCTGGAGCGTCTGATGAGCGGGCGGACCAGCGTCACCATCGCGCATCGGCTCAGCACCGCCGAGAGCGCCGACGAGGTGGTGGTGGTGGACCGCGGCCGGATCGTGCAGCGCGGGCCGCACCGCGACCTCGTCCGCCAGGAGGGCAGCGTCTATGCGGGCCTGTACGCCTCCTGGGTCGCGCAGCAACGCGCCTGAATCGGAGCGGCGCCCGCCGTCTGGGACAATGGCGTGGTGAGCCTCGACCCGCAGATCGCCGCCCGCCTCAAGCGCACCGCCGACGGGCTGGTGCCGGCGGTGGTCCAGCAGCACGACACCGGCGAGGTGCTGATGCTCGGCTGGATGGACGACGAGGCGCTGGCGCGCACGATCGCGACCGGCCGCGCCACCTACTGGAGTCGCAGCCGCCAGGAGTACTGGGTCAAGGGCGACACCTCGGGGCACGCCCAGCACGTCAAGGAGATCCGGCTCGACTGCGACGGTGACACGCTGCTGGTCAAGGTCGACCAGGTCGACGCCGCCTGTCACACCGGCGACCGGACCTGCTTCGACGCGGACCTGGTCTATGGCTGAGGGCCGCCGGACCTTCTGGCCCACCGTGCTGCTCGGTGCCGCGGGAGCCGGTCTGGCGGCGTACGCCGGACATCGGCACTGGGTCGGCCTGAGCCACACCGATCCGTTCGCCGCCGGGCAGCAGGCCGGTCTCGACAGCCCGGCCACCACCGCGCTCGCCCTGGTGGCCCTCGCTGCGTGGGGCGTCGTGCTGGTGACGCGGCGCTGGGTACGTCGGGGCGTGGCGGTGCTGGCCGGCGCCGCGGCGGTGGCGGTGCTCCCCACCGTCGTCACCACCCGGCACCACCTGCTCACCAGCAACGCCGGCGCCCACGCCGACGCGTGGCCCTGGGTGGCGCTGGTCGCGGCGCTGGTGAGCGCCGCGATGGCCGTCGTCGCCGTAAGGATGGCGCCGCAGTGGCCGGAGATGGGTGCGAAGTACGACGCCCCGACCGGCGCGCGCTCGGCCACCGCCACGCCGGCGGCCGAGCGCACGCCGCTGGAGGAGCAGAGCAGCCTGGACCTGTGGAAGTCCCTGGACGAGGGCCACGACCCGACCCGGGACGTGGACCGACGTCCGGACTGAATAGACTCTGCCAGAGCACGACCCGTCCAAGCCTTCGCATCACCAAGGAGTTCGCATGTCCGACAGCCACGGCAACACCCCGGCCGCCTGGAGCGCCGTCGTCGTGGGCCTCCTCGGCTTCCTGGTCGGCTCGATCGGGCTCATGCTGGACCCGCTCAACTACGTGGTGTTCTGGATCGGCGTGGCCATCGTCGTCGCCGCCGGCGTGGTCTTCCTCGTGCTGGCGAAGATGGGCTACCACACCGAGACCCACTGATGGAGGCATGATGTCGGTACTCGACGACATCCTCGCCGGAGTCCGTGAGGATCTCGAGGGGCGCAAGGCGCAGGTCGGCGTGGCCGATCTCCGCGCGGCCCTCGCCGACGTCGACGCCCCGCGCGACCCGATGCCGCACCTGCGTGGTGCTGGCAGCAGCGTGATCGCCGAGGTCAAGCGCAAGAGCCCCAGCAAGGGCCACCTCGCGCAGATCCCCGATCCGGCCGACCTCGCAGCCAGCTACGCGCGCGGAGGCGCCGGCGCCATCTCCGTGCTGACCGAGCAGCGCCGCTTCGGTGGCTCGCTGGATGACCTGCGCGCCGTCCGCGCCGCGGTGGACGCCCCGATCCTGCGCAAGGACTTCATCGTCGAGGAGTACCAGCTGCTCGAGGCCCGCGCGGCAGGGGCCGACCTCGCGCTGCTGATGTGCTCGGCTCTCCACGGCGAGGAGCTGCAGCGGCTGTTCTCCTACGCCGGCGAGCTCGGGCTCACCGCCCTCGTGGAGGTGCACGACGAGGAGGAGACCGAGCGCGCCGTAGCGCTGGGTGCCGAGCTGATCGGCGTCAACGCCCGCAACCTCAAGACCCTCGCGGTGGATCCTTCCGTCTTCGGCCGGCTCGCCCCGCTGATCCCCGACGACCGGGTGAAGGTGGCGGAGTCGGGCATCTTCTCGGCCGCCGACGTCCAGCGGTACGTCGCCGAGGGCGCCCGCGCGGTGCTCGTCGGCGAGGCGCTGGTCAAGGACGGGGACCCCGAGGGGGCCGTACGCAGCATGACAGGACTGACCTCATGACCACCCACCTCAACGAGACCACCAGCTTCGACGCCGACCGGCTCGGTTGGTTCGGCGGCGTGGCCGACGGCTTCGGCGGCAGGTTCATGCCGGAGGCGCTGATCAAGGCGCTCGACGAGCTCGACGCCGCCTGGGCCGAGGCCAAGCAGGATCCGGCCTTCGTGGCGGAGTTCGACGCGATCCTGCGCGACTACGCCAACCTGCCCAGCCCGCTCTACCACGCCCAGCGGCTCAGCGAGCAGGTCGGTCTGCGGATCCTGCTCAAGCGCGAGGACCTCAACCACACCGGCGCGCACAAGATCCGCAACGTGCTCGGCCAGGCGCTGCTCACCAGGCGGATGGGCAAGACCCGGGTGATCGCGGAGACCGGTGCGGGGCAGCACGGCGTCGCCAGCGCCACCGCGGCGGCCTACTTCGGCCTCGACTGCACCGTCTACATGGGCAAGGTCGACACCGAGCGGCAGGCGCTCAACGTCGCCCGGATGCGTCTGCTGGGCGCCGAGGTCGTCGCCGTCGACTCCGGCAGCGCCACGCTGAAGGACGCGATCAACGAGGCGCTGCGCGACTGGGTCGCCAGCGTGGACGAGACCGCCTACCTGTTCGGCACGGCGGCCGGCCCGCACCCGTTCCCGACGCTGGTGCGTGATCTGACCCGGGGGATCGGCGACGAGGCGCGCGCGCAGTGCCTCGAGCAGTACGGCGCGCTGCCGCACGCGATCGCCGCCTGCGTCGGCGGGGGCTCCAACGCGATCGGGCTGTTCACCGCCTTCCTCGACGACCCGGCGGTGCGCATCTACGGCTTCGAGGCCGGCGGCGACGGCGTGGACACGGGTCGGCATGCCGCCACCATCTTCGCGGGCGACCAGGGCGTCCTGCACGGGGCGCGCACCTTCGTCCTGCAGGACGAGGACGGCCAGACGATCGAGTCGCACTCCATCTCGGCGGGTCTGGACTACCCGGGAGTGGGCCCGCAGCACGCGTGGCTCGCCAAGAGCGGCCGGGCGACGTACGAGCCGGTCACCGACGTCGAGGCCATGGACGCGATGGCGCTGCTCGCCCGCACCGAGGGCATCATCCCGGCGATCGAATCCGCCCACGCGCTCGCCGGCGCACTGCGGATCGCGCCGCAGCTGCGCGAGGAGCACGGCCCCGAGGCGACCCTGCTGGTCAACCTCTCCGGCCGCGGCGACAAGGACATGGGGACCGCCATGGAGTGGTTCAAGCTCGGCGACCCCGATGAGGAGACCGGCGCGTGACCAGCACCAGTACCGCCTTCGCCGCGGCGAAGGCCGAGAACCGCGCCGCCCTGGTCGGCTACCTGCCTGCCGGCTTCCCCGATGTGGACGGCTCGATCGAGGCGATCAAGGCGATGGTCGCGGCCGGGTGCGACGTGA from Nocardioides sp. BP30 encodes:
- the hisI gene encoding phosphoribosyl-AMP cyclohydrolase — protein: MVSLDPQIAARLKRTADGLVPAVVQQHDTGEVLMLGWMDDEALARTIATGRATYWSRSRQEYWVKGDTSGHAQHVKEIRLDCDGDTLLVKVDQVDAACHTGDRTCFDADLVYG
- a CDS encoding Trp biosynthesis-associated membrane protein; amino-acid sequence: MAEGRRTFWPTVLLGAAGAGLAAYAGHRHWVGLSHTDPFAAGQQAGLDSPATTALALVALAAWGVVLVTRRWVRRGVAVLAGAAAVAVLPTVVTTRHHLLTSNAGAHADAWPWVALVAALVSAAMAVVAVRMAPQWPEMGAKYDAPTGARSATATPAAERTPLEEQSSLDLWKSLDEGHDPTRDVDRRPD
- a CDS encoding HGxxPAAW family protein; the protein is MSDSHGNTPAAWSAVVVGLLGFLVGSIGLMLDPLNYVVFWIGVAIVVAAGVVFLVLAKMGYHTETH
- the trpC gene encoding indole-3-glycerol phosphate synthase TrpC codes for the protein MSVLDDILAGVREDLEGRKAQVGVADLRAALADVDAPRDPMPHLRGAGSSVIAEVKRKSPSKGHLAQIPDPADLAASYARGGAGAISVLTEQRRFGGSLDDLRAVRAAVDAPILRKDFIVEEYQLLEARAAGADLALLMCSALHGEELQRLFSYAGELGLTALVEVHDEEETERAVALGAELIGVNARNLKTLAVDPSVFGRLAPLIPDDRVKVAESGIFSAADVQRYVAEGARAVLVGEALVKDGDPEGAVRSMTGLTS
- the trpB gene encoding tryptophan synthase subunit beta codes for the protein MTTHLNETTSFDADRLGWFGGVADGFGGRFMPEALIKALDELDAAWAEAKQDPAFVAEFDAILRDYANLPSPLYHAQRLSEQVGLRILLKREDLNHTGAHKIRNVLGQALLTRRMGKTRVIAETGAGQHGVASATAAAYFGLDCTVYMGKVDTERQALNVARMRLLGAEVVAVDSGSATLKDAINEALRDWVASVDETAYLFGTAAGPHPFPTLVRDLTRGIGDEARAQCLEQYGALPHAIAACVGGGSNAIGLFTAFLDDPAVRIYGFEAGGDGVDTGRHAATIFAGDQGVLHGARTFVLQDEDGQTIESHSISAGLDYPGVGPQHAWLAKSGRATYEPVTDVEAMDAMALLARTEGIIPAIESAHALAGALRIAPQLREEHGPEATLLVNLSGRGDKDMGTAMEWFKLGDPDEETGA